Proteins from one Flammeovirgaceae bacterium genomic window:
- a CDS encoding Rrf2 family transcriptional regulator, translating to MFSKSCEYGIKATAFIAVQATAGKRACLKDIASAIDSPVAFTAKILQQLARTGIIHSVQGATGGFEVYQSELGKITLSQIVAAIDGDEVYKGCGLGLKACNARKPCPVHDKFVTIRDELREMLEGTSVQDLAQGLKRGHTYLKR from the coding sequence ATGTTTTCCAAATCGTGCGAATATGGAATAAAAGCAACTGCATTCATAGCCGTTCAGGCCACCGCGGGCAAGCGGGCCTGCCTCAAAGACATTGCCAGCGCCATCGATTCGCCCGTGGCGTTCACGGCCAAAATACTCCAGCAACTGGCCCGCACGGGCATCATCCACTCCGTGCAGGGCGCTACCGGGGGGTTTGAGGTGTACCAGTCCGAGCTGGGCAAGATCACCCTGAGCCAGATAGTGGCGGCCATTGACGGGGACGAAGTGTACAAAGGCTGCGGCCTGGGCCTGAAGGCCTGCAACGCCCGCAAGCCGTGCCCCGTCCACGACAAGTTCGTGACCATCCGGGACGAGCTCCGGGAAATGCTGGAGGGCACTTCCGTGCAGGACCTTGCCCAGGGCCTGAAGAGAGGCCATACCTACCTGAAACGGTAG
- a CDS encoding cbb3-type cytochrome c oxidase subunit I, producing MNKKNFYLIFALSAMLLPTLALAQSSTNPENWLASPGIIGTFFLIAIVLVIAIVIILLRAGSYLQAIKERKLNAQKLAFDEGLIGLDEAGIDDILLKRKQALKYRLAGGELGSAKQAVDEKGLVSKVSHDPGAPLVDEKRQSPITFETPPDLKRVIVYYLGASAFWLVFGTLVGQYLGMKFVWPDMDHVAWLSFGRLRPVHTNTVFWGWASLAMVGLGYFVIARTSNTTIHSFRWAWIAWWFLNLSVLVGNYLLMTGVNNGGGEYREYIWPVTLVFALGLVITLYNFYKTVANRKISEIYISNWYILAALIWTIVLVTIGYIPAYQDGLGETVVQGYYMHQGVGMWFMTFTLGLTYYYLPSSLNKPIYSYSLGVLAFWTQMLFYTMIGTHHFVFSPLPWWLQTVAIVFSAGMFIPVVAGTTNFLMTMKGSWNHISKSYVLPFFLVGVVFYFVGSTQGSLQAFRFTNFVWHFTDFNVAHSHMTMYGIISFLLWASIYAILPKITGKEPKQLFVGVHFWMAFIGLFAYMISMMAGGTLKGLSWIEGNYFIQSVVLMKPYWVWRAIGGSLMFLSHLMFAYNFYVMARKPVAVATEAQRPAPITA from the coding sequence ATGAACAAAAAAAACTTTTACCTGATTTTTGCCCTGTCGGCCATGTTGTTGCCCACCCTGGCGTTGGCCCAATCCAGCACCAACCCCGAAAATTGGCTGGCCAGCCCGGGGATAATCGGAACTTTTTTCCTGATCGCCATCGTGCTGGTCATCGCCATCGTCATCATACTCCTGCGGGCCGGTTCATACCTCCAGGCGATAAAGGAAAGAAAGTTGAACGCCCAGAAGCTGGCCTTTGATGAGGGGCTGATAGGGCTGGACGAGGCCGGGATTGACGACATCCTGCTGAAGCGCAAGCAGGCGCTCAAGTACAGGCTGGCAGGTGGGGAACTGGGCAGTGCGAAACAGGCGGTGGACGAAAAGGGGCTCGTTTCCAAAGTAAGCCACGACCCGGGGGCGCCTTTGGTGGACGAAAAGAGGCAGTCGCCCATTACCTTTGAAACACCCCCGGACTTGAAGCGGGTGATCGTTTATTACCTGGGGGCATCTGCATTTTGGCTGGTGTTCGGCACCCTGGTGGGCCAGTACCTGGGCATGAAGTTTGTCTGGCCCGACATGGACCACGTGGCCTGGTTGTCTTTTGGCCGGCTGAGGCCCGTGCACACCAACACCGTTTTCTGGGGGTGGGCTTCCCTGGCGATGGTAGGCCTGGGCTACTTTGTGATAGCCCGCACTTCCAACACCACTATCCATAGTTTCCGGTGGGCGTGGATCGCCTGGTGGTTTTTAAACCTGTCCGTGTTGGTAGGGAACTACCTCCTCATGACGGGGGTTAACAATGGGGGCGGGGAATACCGCGAATACATTTGGCCGGTCACTTTGGTTTTTGCCTTGGGCCTGGTGATCACGCTCTACAATTTCTATAAGACGGTGGCCAACCGTAAAATTTCCGAAATCTACATCTCCAACTGGTATATCCTTGCCGCCCTCATCTGGACCATCGTGCTGGTCACCATTGGGTACATACCGGCCTACCAGGACGGGCTGGGCGAGACCGTGGTGCAGGGGTACTACATGCACCAGGGGGTGGGCATGTGGTTCATGACCTTCACGCTGGGCCTGACGTACTATTACCTTCCCTCTTCGCTCAACAAGCCCATCTATTCCTACTCCCTGGGGGTATTGGCATTTTGGACGCAGATGCTTTTTTATACGATGATAGGTACGCACCATTTTGTGTTCAGCCCGCTGCCCTGGTGGTTGCAAACGGTGGCCATTGTTTTCAGTGCCGGCATGTTTATCCCCGTGGTGGCCGGCACCACCAATTTTTTGATGACCATGAAGGGAAGCTGGAACCACATCTCCAAAAGCTATGTGCTGCCCTTCTTCCTGGTGGGGGTGGTATTCTACTTTGTGGGCTCCACCCAGGGAAGCCTACAGGCATTCCGGTTCACCAACTTTGTGTGGCATTTTACTGATTTTAACGTGGCACACTCGCACATGACCATGTATGGCATCATTTCCTTTTTGCTGTGGGCCAGTATTTATGCCATTCTCCCCAAAATCACCGGCAAGGAACCCAAACAGCTTTTTGTGGGTGTCCATTTTTGGATGGCCTTTATTGGGTTGTTTGCCTATATGATCTCAATGATGGCCGGGGGAACCCTGAAAGGCCTGAGTTGGATAGAAGGGAATTATTTTATCCAGTCTGTGGTGTTGATGAAACCGTATTGGGTGTGGCGGGCCATCGGGGGATCGCTCATGTTCCTGTCGCACCTCATGTTTGCCTACAATTTTTATGTGATGGCTAGGAAGCCCGTGGCCGTTGCCACCGAAGCCCAAAGGCCTGCACCCATAACCGCATAA
- a CDS encoding cytochrome c: protein MFNLHKNHKNLVVISFVVFVLLSLFVSVMPAYQMQEVAPLPGQPQPTASELNGLHIYISEGCVACHTQQVRNIEMDKMWGDRPSIPSDYYYSKKRMGLWRQSPSLLGSERTGPDLTNVGVRQPAVQWHLLHLYNPRSVVAESVMPAYPWLFEEKENPSEKDVVVPVPPQFLKSEKAKVVATQEALDLAAYLQSLKQAPLPVGGSPGFIPSSRKKETAQSVEKTMLPDGEQLYMQTCVACHQANGQGLAGAFPPLAGSKIVNDDNPELMVQIILQGYDAREEYAVMVGFADQLTDEEIVAIANHERTSWGNNARLITVEEVAKIRTYTLSLNQ, encoded by the coding sequence ATGTTCAACCTGCATAAAAACCATAAAAACCTAGTTGTCATTTCCTTTGTCGTATTTGTGCTGTTAAGCCTGTTCGTTTCGGTGATGCCGGCCTACCAGATGCAGGAGGTTGCCCCCCTGCCCGGCCAGCCGCAGCCCACGGCCAGTGAGCTCAACGGGCTGCACATATACATAAGCGAGGGGTGCGTGGCGTGCCATACCCAGCAGGTCAGGAACATAGAAATGGACAAAATGTGGGGCGACCGCCCTTCCATTCCTTCGGACTATTATTATAGCAAAAAGAGGATGGGCCTGTGGAGGCAATCGCCCTCTCTACTGGGGAGCGAGCGCACCGGCCCCGACCTTACCAATGTGGGGGTGAGGCAACCGGCCGTTCAGTGGCATTTGCTGCACTTGTACAACCCGCGCAGCGTGGTGGCGGAGTCCGTTATGCCCGCCTACCCGTGGCTGTTCGAAGAGAAGGAAAATCCAAGTGAAAAGGACGTGGTGGTGCCCGTGCCGCCCCAGTTCCTGAAATCTGAAAAGGCCAAGGTCGTGGCCACACAGGAGGCATTGGACCTGGCCGCTTACCTGCAATCGCTGAAGCAGGCACCGCTCCCAGTGGGCGGCAGCCCGGGGTTCATACCCTCCTCACGAAAAAAGGAAACGGCACAATCAGTGGAAAAAACAATGTTGCCGGATGGCGAACAGTTGTACATGCAGACCTGCGTGGCCTGCCACCAGGCCAATGGTCAGGGGCTGGCCGGGGCATTCCCCCCGCTGGCGGGAAGCAAAATCGTGAATGACGACAACCCCGAACTGATGGTGCAGATAATTTTACAAGGTTACGATGCCAGGGAAGAGTATGCCGTGATGGTGGGGTTTGCCGACCAACTGACGGACGAAGAGATAGTGGCCATTGCCAACCACGAGCGCACCAGTTGGGGGAACAACGCCCGCCTAATCACTGTTGAAGAAGTAGCCAAAATAAGGACTTACACTTTGTCACTAAACCAATAA
- a CDS encoding hexameric tyrosine-coordinated heme protein, with the protein MEKENYLPTLITATPMEGRALAITLARKSIAAIQTDPEVRKKLRADYAADTRQLIASAEVIALEFQTIAAANNYWR; encoded by the coding sequence ATGGAGAAAGAGAATTACTTACCCACATTGATCACCGCCACCCCTATGGAGGGCAGGGCACTGGCCATCACGCTCGCCCGCAAGTCCATAGCCGCCATACAAACGGACCCTGAGGTCAGGAAGAAATTGCGGGCCGATTATGCGGCCGATACCAGGCAACTCATTGCCTCTGCCGAGGTGATTGCCCTGGAATTTCAAACCATTGCGGCAGCCAACAACTATTGGAGATGA
- a CDS encoding cytochrome C — translation MEDKRIIKVFMDEEARPFAEFAPPVKFILDTTKIPDGKHTLRIVAKSTSGVEGTKTIPFEVRNGPSISVVGLKSDEVVEDQIPITINAYGSEGNDVFVVRGSETPKGIPSWVWALVIAFVGFALFYLIMFWEPGLYKSFV, via the coding sequence ATGGAAGATAAGCGGATCATAAAAGTGTTTATGGACGAGGAAGCCAGGCCGTTTGCCGAATTTGCCCCACCGGTAAAATTTATTTTGGACACCACCAAAATCCCGGATGGCAAGCATACGCTCAGGATCGTGGCCAAGTCCACCAGTGGGGTGGAGGGAACAAAGACCATCCCTTTTGAAGTCCGCAATGGGCCCTCGATATCCGTGGTGGGGCTAAAGAGCGATGAAGTGGTCGAAGACCAAATCCCGATCACCATCAATGCCTATGGAAGCGAGGGCAATGACGTGTTTGTGGTGAGGGGGTCTGAGACGCCCAAGGGGATACCGTCCTGGGTGTGGGCTTTGGTCATCGCCTTTGTGGGCTTTGCCTTATTTTACCTGATCATGTTTTGGGAACCGGGCTTGTACAAATCATTTGTTTGA
- the ric gene encoding iron-sulfur cluster repair di-iron protein has translation MENIAGKTIGGIVAEDYRTAEVFKNHGIDFCCNGNRDLAEACAEKNVDLAQLMEEIGNATEGKPGNTADFKTWPLDLLADYIEKTHHRYVEAQLPVLKQYLKKLCEVHGNNHPELFEIHDEFNVSAGELAAHMKKEEFILFPYIRKMEKARGSKTVLAAPHFGTVQNPVQKMMDEHVAEGDRFEKISRLSNHYIPPADGCNTFKVAFALLKEFEDDLHLHIHLENNILFPRAIEMEKKLAPQAPEA, from the coding sequence ATGGAAAACATAGCAGGAAAAACAATTGGGGGTATCGTGGCGGAAGACTACCGTACCGCAGAGGTTTTTAAAAACCACGGCATAGATTTTTGTTGCAATGGCAACAGGGACCTGGCCGAGGCATGTGCCGAAAAAAACGTGGACCTGGCCCAACTCATGGAGGAAATCGGGAACGCAACGGAAGGCAAGCCTGGCAACACTGCGGATTTCAAAACGTGGCCGCTGGATTTATTGGCCGATTATATTGAAAAAACGCACCACCGCTATGTGGAAGCACAACTGCCTGTGCTGAAGCAGTACCTGAAGAAACTTTGCGAAGTGCATGGCAACAACCATCCCGAACTCTTCGAAATACACGATGAGTTCAATGTGTCGGCAGGGGAACTGGCCGCCCACATGAAAAAGGAAGAGTTTATCCTTTTCCCCTACATCCGCAAAATGGAAAAGGCCAGGGGCAGTAAAACGGTGCTGGCGGCACCTCATTTTGGCACCGTGCAAAACCCGGTGCAGAAAATGATGGACGAGCATGTTGCCGAAGGCGACCGTTTTGAAAAAATATCCAGGCTGAGCAACCATTACATACCCCCTGCCGATGGGTGCAACACCTTTAAGGTGGCGTTTGCCTTGCTGAAGGAGTTTGAGGACGATTTGCACCTGCACATTCACCTAGAAAACAATATTTTGTTCCCCCGCGCGATCGAGATGGAAAAAAAGCTGGCGCCCCAGGCCCCGGAAGCATAG
- a CDS encoding hemerythrin domain-containing protein, whose protein sequence is MTKTLPVKRADALRPLSHDHHHGLLLSWKIRTGFRKGIDPARIKKYADWVFAGQLQPHFEIEEEYVFPILGEHNELTKRALAEHRKIRRLFQATTDMEKNLVLIEEKLEGHIRFEERVLFNEVQQVASPAELERIAAVHTPTASLQEGEWEDEFWK, encoded by the coding sequence ATGACCAAGACACTACCTGTTAAAAGGGCCGATGCCCTTCGGCCGCTCAGCCACGACCACCACCATGGATTGTTGCTCTCGTGGAAGATACGGACGGGCTTTCGGAAAGGGATAGACCCTGCCAGGATAAAAAAATACGCGGACTGGGTTTTTGCAGGGCAACTGCAGCCCCATTTTGAAATTGAAGAGGAATATGTGTTCCCGATATTGGGGGAACACAATGAACTGACGAAAAGGGCATTGGCAGAACACAGGAAAATTAGAAGGCTGTTCCAGGCAACGACCGATATGGAAAAAAACCTTGTGCTGATCGAGGAAAAGCTGGAGGGCCACATCCGCTTTGAAGAACGGGTATTGTTCAATGAAGTGCAACAGGTGGCCTCGCCTGCCGAGCTGGAGCGCATTGCGGCCGTCCATACGCCTACGGCCTCCCTGCAGGAAGGGGAGTGGGAGGATGAGTTTTGGAAATAG
- a CDS encoding Do family serine endopeptidase, with protein sequence MKNVLKLISAALLGGVLSIGIWRAIEGPNNQIRYEIAPAHNAVQASYAANALGAPMDFDFTSAAGKAIPSVVHIRSTVKEAPSMQQLQIPEPFRDFFGDNFGASPNQKVEPAIASGSGVIIRPDGYIVTNNHVVADASKLEVTLNDNRTFDADVVGTDPNTDLALIKIDAQGLPAMTVGDSDSAQVGEWVLAVGNPFNLESTVTAGIVSAKGRNININENRAAIESFIQTDAAINPGNSGGALVDLDGNLIGINTAIATPTGVYAGYGFAVPSNLMKKVVDDLINYGKVQRAFLGVTIHNLDSKLAKEKDIPLSEGIYVDSVMENGAAQSAGIKPGDVITKLDENDLKTSSQLQEGIARHKPGDKISLTVFRQGKAKTFNVSLKNMAGNTEITKAYKDDVLKGLGAGFENLSKSEKSKLGLEGKGGVKVAHLYLGNLTRQTDIHEGFIITAVNNHGISDVDDLIAELKKSHEGVLIQGFYPQNPGQKVFYGFSLS encoded by the coding sequence ATGAAAAATGTATTGAAATTAATCAGTGCCGCCCTCCTGGGCGGTGTATTGTCCATTGGCATTTGGCGGGCAATAGAGGGGCCAAACAACCAAATACGTTATGAAATCGCGCCCGCGCACAATGCCGTCCAGGCCAGCTACGCGGCCAATGCCTTGGGGGCACCCATGGACTTTGATTTTACCAGTGCCGCTGGCAAGGCCATTCCCAGTGTGGTGCATATCCGATCAACGGTGAAAGAAGCACCTTCCATGCAACAGTTGCAAATTCCGGAGCCTTTCAGGGACTTCTTTGGGGACAATTTTGGGGCCAGCCCCAACCAAAAGGTGGAGCCTGCCATTGCCAGTGGTTCAGGGGTCATCATCCGGCCTGATGGGTACATTGTTACCAACAACCATGTGGTGGCCGATGCGTCCAAACTGGAAGTTACCCTCAACGACAACCGCACCTTCGATGCCGATGTGGTGGGCACCGACCCCAACACCGATCTGGCCTTGATAAAAATAGACGCCCAAGGCCTCCCCGCGATGACCGTAGGCGATTCTGACAGTGCCCAGGTAGGGGAATGGGTACTGGCCGTGGGCAACCCTTTCAACCTCGAATCCACCGTGACCGCGGGGATTGTAAGTGCCAAAGGACGAAACATCAACATCAACGAAAACAGGGCCGCCATCGAATCGTTTATCCAAACGGATGCCGCCATCAATCCCGGCAACAGCGGGGGCGCCTTGGTGGATTTGGATGGCAACCTGATAGGCATAAACACTGCCATTGCCACGCCTACCGGGGTTTATGCGGGATATGGTTTTGCCGTGCCCTCCAACCTGATGAAAAAAGTTGTGGACGACCTGATCAACTATGGGAAGGTACAACGCGCCTTCCTTGGGGTTACCATACACAACCTGGACAGCAAACTGGCCAAGGAAAAGGACATCCCCCTGAGCGAAGGGATATATGTGGACAGCGTGATGGAGAATGGGGCGGCCCAAAGTGCGGGCATCAAGCCGGGGGACGTCATCACCAAATTGGATGAAAACGACCTCAAAACCTCCTCCCAACTGCAGGAAGGCATCGCGCGCCATAAGCCGGGAGACAAAATCTCGTTGACCGTGTTCCGCCAGGGCAAAGCCAAAACGTTCAACGTAAGCCTGAAAAACATGGCCGGCAATACGGAGATCACCAAGGCCTACAAGGACGATGTCCTGAAAGGGCTGGGGGCCGGGTTTGAAAACCTTTCCAAAAGCGAAAAAAGCAAACTGGGCCTTGAAGGAAAAGGCGGGGTAAAAGTCGCCCACCTTTATCTGGGAAACCTTACCCGGCAAACCGACATTCACGAAGGGTTCATTATCACCGCGGTCAACAACCACGGAATATCCGATGTGGACGACCTTATTGCCGAATTGAAAAAATCACACGAAGGCGTTTTGATACAGGGCTTCTACCCACAAAACCCCGGGCAGAAAGTATTCTACGGCTTCTCCTTGTCCTGA
- a CDS encoding class II glutamine amidotransferase, producing the protein MCRFIAYQGCPEVMGPILFEPENSIIKQSYAATEIEEPLNGDGFGVGWYAPGISPLPGVFVSISPAWNNRNLRYISQKIKSNCMVAHVRAASVGAVSESNCHPFHYGRYLMMHNGGVEHFDRIKRSIVDRLSPEMYAWVQGQTDSEHFFALFLDKLMKHSANPSTEEIAHCLELAFADILGLMKGAGITDPAYFNLVVTDGEKMVGCRYVTHKDVQPLSLHHSESGKFVCENGAVSLVKDNARERGVMIASERLTNEPNDWKMVPEHHFVLVEENLKVRFRVIGV; encoded by the coding sequence ATGTGCCGGTTTATCGCTTACCAGGGTTGCCCTGAAGTAATGGGGCCGATACTCTTTGAACCTGAAAATTCCATCATCAAACAAAGTTATGCGGCCACGGAAATAGAAGAACCGTTGAATGGGGATGGCTTTGGCGTAGGGTGGTATGCACCGGGGATAAGCCCACTTCCCGGTGTTTTTGTGTCCATTTCCCCGGCATGGAACAACAGGAACCTCAGGTACATCTCCCAAAAGATAAAATCGAATTGCATGGTTGCCCATGTGAGGGCCGCCAGCGTGGGGGCAGTGTCGGAGTCCAATTGCCATCCTTTCCACTACGGCCGCTACCTGATGATGCACAACGGGGGCGTGGAGCATTTCGACCGGATCAAACGAAGCATCGTGGACCGGCTTTCGCCAGAAATGTATGCCTGGGTACAGGGGCAAACGGATTCGGAGCATTTTTTTGCCCTGTTCCTGGACAAGTTAATGAAGCATTCGGCAAACCCTTCCACCGAAGAAATAGCCCATTGCCTGGAACTTGCCTTTGCCGATATTTTAGGGTTGATGAAGGGTGCCGGCATTACCGACCCCGCCTATTTCAACCTGGTGGTCACCGATGGGGAAAAAATGGTGGGCTGCCGGTATGTCACCCATAAGGACGTGCAGCCGCTCTCCCTGCACCATTCCGAGAGTGGGAAATTTGTTTGTGAAAACGGGGCCGTCTCCCTGGTAAAGGACAACGCCCGTGAAAGGGGGGTAATGATAGCCTCCGAAAGGCTCACCAACGAGCCCAACGATTGGAAAATGGTGCCTGAACACCATTTCGTTTTGGTGGAAGAAAACCTTAAGGTCCGGTTTAGGGTTATAGGAGTGTAA
- a CDS encoding heavy-metal-associated domain-containing protein, translating into MSIVSENIIPGGYGKVFGTNATTKTDLDKIEGAIRKINGVRDVIVDHDVFPRELTIHSSTMVKVEEVQKAAIDLGFHLIPKSLFKLL; encoded by the coding sequence ATGAGTATAGTATCGGAAAACATTATACCTGGCGGCTATGGAAAAGTGTTTGGCACAAACGCCACCACCAAAACGGATTTGGACAAAATCGAGGGAGCGATAAGGAAAATTAACGGGGTGAGGGATGTAATTGTTGACCACGATGTGTTCCCAAGGGAATTGACGATTCATTCCAGCACTATGGTCAAAGTGGAAGAGGTTCAAAAAGCGGCCATTGACCTGGGCTTTCACCTGATCCCCAAGAGCCTTTTTAAGTTGCTCTGA
- a CDS encoding zinc-dependent peptidase, producing the protein MATIMAILVVAVVVTIFYLRQIHRKKGAIGYFPESWRDILKEHVSFYAQLQDNDKKLFENRTNKFLSAKHIEPVDTEIDDTIRLMVASSAIIPTFAFPEYNYPHVRTVLIYPNSFDEQFQTQRFEGHREFITGMVGNRFMNGTIILSKPDLVSAFDGKRHNENVGIHEFVHVLDKEDGAIDGVPELLLQHRYVGAWLREIKMEMGRIRTGASDINPYTLTNNAEFLAVVSEYFFSNPGVFHKKHPGLYKVLSSVYNTNRAEAGGH; encoded by the coding sequence ATGGCAACGATTATGGCAATTCTTGTGGTGGCCGTTGTTGTCACAATATTTTATTTAAGGCAAATACATAGGAAGAAAGGGGCCATTGGCTATTTTCCGGAATCATGGAGGGATATCTTAAAGGAGCACGTTTCCTTCTATGCCCAATTGCAGGATAATGACAAAAAATTGTTTGAAAACCGTACCAACAAATTTTTGTCAGCGAAACACATAGAACCCGTTGATACTGAAATCGATGACACCATCAGGCTTATGGTGGCCTCCAGCGCCATTATCCCCACATTTGCTTTTCCTGAATATAATTACCCCCATGTGCGCACCGTCCTTATCTATCCCAATAGTTTTGACGAGCAGTTCCAAACACAACGCTTCGAAGGCCATCGGGAATTTATTACAGGAATGGTGGGCAACCGGTTTATGAACGGCACGATTATCCTTTCCAAGCCTGACCTGGTAAGTGCATTTGACGGAAAGAGGCACAACGAAAATGTGGGCATACATGAGTTTGTGCATGTACTGGACAAGGAGGATGGTGCCATTGATGGCGTCCCGGAATTGTTATTGCAACACAGGTATGTGGGGGCCTGGCTACGGGAAATAAAAATGGAAATGGGAAGGATCAGGACGGGCGCTTCTGATATCAACCCTTATACGTTGACCAACAATGCTGAATTTTTGGCAGTCGTAAGCGAATATTTTTTTTCAAACCCAGGTGTTTTTCATAAGAAGCACCCAGGACTATATAAGGTCCTCTCGTCAGTGTATAACACCAACAGGGCGGAAGCCGGAGGACATTAG
- a CDS encoding FMN-binding glutamate synthase family protein: MRKAIQFTLIIIPVIILIICTAIWPVYGFTILAILIVTLGIYDISQRKHAVLRNFPVIGHMRFLLEMIGPELHQYFVESDIDGKPIDRNHRTYVYVRAKGLDGTHPFGTELEVDKANFKWMQHSIYPAQRLGDYPRVVVGGADCLQPYSASLFNISAMSFGALSKNAVMALNKGAKAGNFFHDTGEGGISKYHLQGGDLVYEIGTGYFGCRTEDGHFSQEKYIVQAARPEVKMIEVKISQGAKPGHGGVLPAAKNSVEIAEIRGVKPHTDVISPPGHNAFGDAAGLLAFVKQLRDHSGGKPVGFKLCIGSKQEFEDICIQMVKTGTKPDFITVDGAEGGTGAAPIDFSNYVGMPWEKALIYVVDTLRGYGLKEDIKVFTATKIITSFDIFKALCIGADVCSSARGMMLALGCIQALKCNTNQCPTGVTTHNPLLVRGLVVEDKWKRVKNYHHQTLDDFLELFAASGCTALGQLHRGLIYKQIGDTIKSYEEWYPSVKSGSLLLGKTT; the protein is encoded by the coding sequence ATGAGAAAAGCCATACAATTCACCCTGATCATCATTCCGGTCATAATCCTCATCATTTGCACGGCCATCTGGCCTGTCTATGGTTTTACCATCCTGGCCATTTTGATCGTAACGTTGGGGATATACGATATCTCGCAAAGAAAACATGCGGTCTTGCGGAACTTTCCCGTGATAGGCCACATGCGCTTTCTCCTGGAGATGATCGGCCCGGAACTCCACCAGTATTTTGTCGAATCGGACATAGACGGCAAGCCCATAGACAGGAACCATAGGACTTATGTGTACGTGAGGGCCAAGGGTTTGGACGGCACGCACCCCTTCGGGACGGAACTGGAAGTGGACAAAGCGAACTTCAAATGGATGCAGCACAGCATCTACCCGGCACAAAGGCTTGGCGACTATCCCCGCGTGGTGGTAGGTGGTGCCGATTGCCTGCAGCCCTATTCGGCAAGCCTGTTTAATATATCGGCCATGAGTTTTGGCGCTTTGAGTAAAAACGCGGTGATGGCGCTGAACAAAGGGGCCAAGGCCGGGAACTTCTTTCATGACACGGGCGAGGGCGGCATTTCAAAGTACCACCTTCAGGGGGGCGACCTGGTGTATGAAATAGGCACCGGGTATTTTGGGTGCCGTACGGAGGACGGCCATTTTTCACAGGAGAAATATATCGTGCAGGCGGCCCGGCCCGAGGTAAAAATGATTGAGGTCAAAATATCGCAAGGGGCCAAGCCCGGCCACGGGGGCGTATTGCCAGCGGCCAAGAACAGTGTGGAGATAGCGGAAATACGGGGGGTTAAGCCGCACACGGATGTGATCTCGCCCCCAGGCCACAATGCTTTTGGCGATGCCGCGGGCTTGCTGGCGTTTGTCAAACAACTGCGCGACCATTCCGGGGGGAAGCCCGTTGGGTTTAAGCTGTGCATAGGGAGCAAGCAGGAGTTCGAAGACATCTGCATACAAATGGTAAAGACAGGGACCAAGCCCGATTTTATCACCGTGGACGGTGCAGAGGGGGGCACAGGTGCCGCGCCTATAGATTTTTCAAATTATGTGGGCATGCCATGGGAAAAAGCCCTGATATATGTGGTGGACACCTTAAGGGGCTACGGACTGAAAGAAGACATTAAGGTATTCACGGCCACCAAAATCATCACCTCCTTTGATATTTTCAAAGCGCTGTGCATCGGGGCGGATGTGTGCAGCTCGGCAAGGGGCATGATGCTGGCCCTGGGGTGCATACAAGCCTTGAAATGCAACACCAACCAATGCCCTACGGGCGTAACCACCCATAACCCGCTCTTGGTGCGGGGGCTGGTGGTGGAAGACAAATGGAAACGGGTCAAAAATTACCACCACCAAACCCTTGACGACTTTTTGGAATTGTTTGCCGCCTCTGGTTGCACCGCGTTGGGCCAATTGCACCGCGGCCTCATTTATAAACAAATTGGTGATACGATCAAATCGTACGAGGAGTGGTACCCCTCTGTGAAAAGCGGCAGCCTGCTGTTGGGCAAAACCACCTAA